ACGAGTGATTCAAATAAATTTTGAGGGACAATATTAACAAATGTATCTGCGAAGCTGTGGGTTTCCACTTGTTCTGTTGTAGAAACATAGCCGCCAATATCCTTCTTGCTCAAGTGTTCCATATCAATGCCAGTACCAGGATGAAATAGGTTGGCTGCACCTAATCCGATAATAATTGCAATGGTAGTAATAATTTCAAAATAAAGAATCGTTTTACCGCCTAAAGACCCAAGCTTTTTAATATCGCCTACACTAGCAACCCCAACAATTAGAGAAGAAACTACGATTGGGATGACAATCATTTTTATTAAGCGGATAAAGATGGTACCAATTGGTTGTAAATATGTTTGCACCTCAGGGTTTCCGTAAAAAATCGCACCTACAGCAATCCCGAGGATTAATCCGACTAAAATTTGCCACGCTAAACCAAACTTTTTCAAAGTATCAATCCTTTCGACTTAAATCTATTGTTTCCGACAAAAAAACATGTATCTTGTCTATTTTATTTTCTAACCTGTTTAATTGTCAAATAAAGCTTTGATGACAAAAAAACAACCACTGTAATCAATCAGTAGTTGTTTTCTTTGTTTTCTTTATTAAGAAATAAATGACACCAAGAATAACGGCTCCGATAATAATAGGCATCGTATACTGCGCAGCATATTCTTTAATATGCGACCAATTTTCCCCTAACGCATGTCCTAAATAAAGGAATAGGATGGTCCAAGGAATAACGGCTGCTACCGTATAAAGAGTAAATTTTGTCGCAGACATTTTAGCAATCCCAGCAGGAATGGATATCGCATGTCGGACAACTGGAATAAATCGCGCGAAGAAAATGACGCCGACTCCATATTTCCGAAACCATTGTTCAGATAGGTCAATTTGCTTCTTTTTAATAAAAACATACTTACCGTATTTTTCTAGGAATGGACGTCCACCGTAATAACCAGCCCAATAGAGAAATAACTGTGCCAGGGTTCCACCAATTGTTCCTGCAATGACCGCGCCAGGATATCCGAGGATCCCCTCAGAAATCATATAACCGCCATACCCTAAGACTATTTCGCTTGGAATAACTTCTATCATTAACCCTAGTGCAATTCCGAAGTATCCTAACTCTGATAAGAACTCTAAAACAGAGAAAATAAATTCTTTCATAGTCCACCTTCACTTTTGTAAATGTTTTTTGCTTTTTTAAGTTTATAACAGATTCATAAATAAAGGAATGGCTGTGTTAAAATTGTCCGTTGATTTGCGCTCCACTAAGGAAAGCTTCTTCGGATAATCACCGCAGGGACAGGCGATCTTTGCCTGTCACGAGGCACTTCGCTTTCCGCGGGCGGTCCGGGGAGCCTCCTCGGCGCTGAAGCGCCTGTGGGGTCTCCCCAGCCCCGTCCTCCCGCAGGAGTCTTCGTGCCTTCCGCTCCAATCAACTCAGTGGGAAAAACCATAAATTTTCCTTAACACAGCCAAACAAATAAAAACAGCGGAATATGCCGCTGCTCTTCATTTAGCTGCTTAAGGATCTTGAAGATGAGAACATGTAGTTACGATGATGGAAGCGAATGCTGTAGACGATTCCCATTGCAAACATATTACCCATTAATGAACTTCCGCCGTAGCTAATAAATGGTAAAGGAATCCCTGTAATCGGGAGCACCTGGATGGTCATGCCGACATTTTGGAATACATGGAAAGTGAGCATAGAGATAATGCCAGTACACACATATGTATTAAACGGATCGTTCGTATCCAATGCCGTTTTAATTAAGTGATAAATTAATAGAAAGAACAGTCCGATAACGATACTGCCGCCTACAAACCCATATTCCTCTCCAATCACACTAAATATAAAATCTGTGTGTCCTTCAGGAATATACACTTCTCGATTGCCAAAACCTTTTCCAGTTATCAGTCCAGACCCAATGGCACTTAATGATTTCAACAGATGATAGCCTGAGCTGCTTGAATGATTAAACGGGTCTAGCCATGCATAAATTCGATTAAATTTGTATTCTTGTACATGTAAATATTTTTCAAGTATGTCAGGTCTTTGGACGACCAAATAAATAATGAAAACAGCTAATGAAGCACCGGTACTAAAGATAGGTAAAATAATCTTCCATGTGATCCCCGATACTAAAATGAATCCTACCAATATCGACAAAAGGACAAGAGAAGTGCCTAAATCATTTTGCTTCATAATAAAGATGATTGGCACAAAAGTAGTGATTACTAACTTAAGCAATAACCAAAAATCTCTTTTAAATGTTTTTTCAAGATATTTCTCTTGATGCTGAGTTGCGACAGTGCTAAGTGCTAAAATCAGAAAGGTTTTAACAAATTCTGATGGTTGAATCGAACCGAGAGGTGTAATAAACCAGCTTTTGGCACCATTTCTAATGGGAGCGATGCTTTCAGGGGCAGCAAGGATACCAATGAGTAACATAAGTCCAAATCCATACAAATACCAGGAAAGCCGCCTATACTGAATACTGTCAAAAAGAATGGTAATGGAAATGATCGCTGCGCCAACCACATACCAGAAAGTTTGTTTGACTAAGAAATTTTCATCGTACTGACCAGATGTTTGTGCACTATAAATTCCTAAGCAACTAACGAGAAAAAATAGAAACAATATTAATGTTAACGTCCAATCAAAGCGATCCACTTTTTTTGTGAGTTTGTCCATATGCCACACCCAATTTTTCTATTTATATAGTGATATGCTAACAAAGAAAAGATTTGGTAACAATATATTTAGGAAATTTATTACAAGAGCTTTACTATTATGACGATTCTTCAAAAGAATATGTTTCAAAAAATAAAACACGGCCTAATGGACCGTGTTACATGAGATAGTTAAGGAACATCGTTGCAATTCCAAAGTAAGTGAGTAATGAAAAAATATCATTAATCGTCGTAATTAACGGACCAGATGCCACGGCTGGATCAATATTTAATCGAAATAAAATCAAGGGGATAATTGTACCTGCAAGGGTGCCAATAACGAGCGTAAAGAAAAGTGAAACACCAACTACCGCACCTAAGATAAAGCTTCCTTGCCATACATAAGCAATGATCGATATTAGGATGGCACAGGTAATCCCGATTGTCACACCGACACCCAATTCACGGGTAATTAAACGTAGGATGACTCCTTTTTCAATATCATGAGTAATAAGTCCTCTTACAACAACAGCTAGTGATTGAGTACCGGTGTTACCGGTCATTCCTGCAATCATTGGCATAAAAAAGGCTATGGCGACTACCTGCTCCAATGTATTTTCAAAGCTTGAGATAATGCTGCCAGATATGAGCCCTATAAATAAAAGCAAAATCAGCCATGGAAGCCTCCTTGCAGCTGCAACAAATGTCTTTGTATCAAAGTCAATCGATTTCCCAGAAGCTGATAATTTTTCTATATCCTCATTTGCTTCTTTAATAACGACGTCAATAATATCATCGACGGTTACAATACCGACAAGCATCTTACTCTCATCCACTACGGGAATCGCTAGAAAGTCGTATCGTTCCGTCATTCGTGCCACTACCTCTTGGTCCGTGGTGACAGAAACTGAAATGACCCGTTCATACATAATATTATTTATTTTTTCATCAATATCTGCCAACAGTAAATCGCGATAAGAAACAACACCAACCAGCTTTCTCTGTTCATCGACGACATATAGGTAATTAATAGATTCAGCAAACTCAGCAAACGTTTTTAACTTTTCGACTGCTTCTCTAACGGTATAGTAACTTCGAATCCAAACAAAGCGATTGGTCATCAATCTTCCTGCTGTTTCAGGAGGGTAATTCATGATATCGGTAACGGCTTTAGACTCTTCCACCTTCATACCGGAGAGCAGTGACTCTTTTTTCTCTGGTGACAGTTCATCTAAGAGAAGGGCCAAATCATCGTTGTCCATTAAATCGAGGACCTTGCTGGACTTCTCAATTCCAAGCTTATTTAACACCTCAAGTTGTTCTTCTTTTTCAAGTTCCTGCATCAGGTCAGCAAGGACTTCATTGTTTAAAAATAAAAGAAAACGGAGTTTATGCTTTTCTGGCAAATCTTCATATATTTTTGCTGTATCATAGGGCTGCAATTCTTCGAGGATCGTTATAAAGTCAGTCTTTTTGTTTTCTTTCAACAATTTAATAATATGGAGAGTTATTTCGTCTTGCGTCATATCTTTAATCATGTGCTGCACGCTCCTTCCTAACGGTGCGTTTTAATCTCTCTATACATGTATGTAAAAAATGATTTGTTGATAATCCTGCAGTTAATACTAGTATCGAGTTTAAAACTAGTATGTGTTATTCACATGGTAATCAAGCTAACTGTTTCAAAAGTATCACAAATATCTTTTGAATTGTAAAAGAATTGAAATAAGCTATTTGGACTATTAATGATAAAATAGTGGAAGATTGGTTAATAATGGTTAGCACCTAAATGAGTACTTTTTCTCATTATCATAGATTTTATTTTCCTGATCGGAGGAGTTTGCTTTGAAAAAGCATCATCAAGACATACAGGATCTCGTCTATGTCCACTTAAATCAAAATGATCAGTATGTACTATCTTACGGTATTGAATTTGCCGAATTTGCTGCTGCTTTTTCGGGAACAATGAATCATTTGTTGTTATTAAAACATCACTTTGAAGACGGTGATTTTAATATGCATACTCTGCTTGAATATTGTCCGGACGAGAGAATCAATAAGCTTGCTGCTGATGATATATATGGCTACGGTGATTTTTGCTGGATTGACTTTGTTGAAGAAGAAGGATTAAATGAACTAACAGGACAGGAAATCGCGGAATTATTATATTTGGGACACCAAAAGCAGCATTTAAAACTGCCGTTTTATAATAAGCTTGGAAACCGTTTTGTTTATTTGGCGCACGATGATGGATTCTTTAATAAAGTATATTATCGAAGTTTTAAGGACTTTTTTCATCTTTTAAGTTATGCACTTTCCATTAAATTGGGAGAATTAAAACTAGAAAAGACACTTTTAGGGCTAAGAAAGAAACGTACATATCCACCTATTAATAAGGAAATTCTCCTATCCTTAACGCCTTTTATAAAAGAAGGTATCTGTATTTCTTTACGGGATGTCGATCATCAGCGCAACAAGCTGGAAATCCCAATTTGGGTAATAGGTGATTTTGCCTCAATGGATGATATGTACGAGGAATATCAACAAATCTCAAGCGAGAACTGTCATGCCAAAATCATCTTTGATAAAAAAACAAAAGAATGGAAGCTTACCGTTATTTAATCTCTCCATTTCTCTGGAGAGATTTTCTTTATGTTAGTGTAATCGGTAGTTTTTAGCCAAGCTGTAGGTTTCATAAAATAATAAAAGTGATAAAATAAAATCGTGAATGCGAAAATGGAGGTTTAGTATGAAAACAAAAATTGGTTTATTATACGGCGGTAAATCCGCTGAACATAAAGTATCGTTACAAACAGCACTTGCGGTCATTAAGGCGCTCGATCTTGAAAAATTTGAAATTCATCCGATTTACATAAATGTAGAAGGTCAGTGGATAAAGGGACCACAGCTAACTGCTCCAGCAGAAAATGTCCAGGCACTAGAATTTTCAAATGAAAACCAGTTATCGCCTTTATCATTGGCACCAACTCTTTTCAGCAATAGTGAAAAACAAAATAACGAACCATTAGACGTTATTTTCCCACTGCTCCATGGACCAAATGGCGAGGATGGGACGGTTCAAGGATTATTGGAATTGTTAAACCTGCCATATGTCGGCAATGGTGTATTGGCTTCCGCTGCGGGTATGGATAAAGTTATGATGAAAAATGTGTTTGCACAAGCTGGCCTCGCGCAAGTAAATTATGTAGCCTTCATTCGAACGGAATGGGAAAAGGCAAGAGAGTCGGTTTATGCAAAAGTAGAAGAGCAACTAGGCTACCCTTGTTTTGTAAAGCCGGCAAACTTAGGCTCAAGTGTTGGAATTAGTAAATGTACAAATAGAACGGAATTAGAAGCAGCCTTTATAGAAGCATTTCAATTTGACCGAAAAGTAATCATAGAAGAAGGTGTTACCGCCCGTGAAATCGAAGTAGGTATCCTTGGAAACGATGAGCCAAAGTGTTCGATTGCAGGTGAAATTGTTCCGAAGAAGGATTTTTATGATTATAAAGCGAAATATGAAGATGGTGATACCGCTTTAATCATACCTGCGGATGTGACCGAAGAAGAGTATCTACAAATTAAAGAGATGGCAATTCAGGCTTTTAAAGCGTTAGATTGCTCAGGTCTTGTACGTGCAGATTTCTTCTTAACTAAGGACGGTAAGGCCTTAATTAATGAAGTAAATACAATGCCGGGCTTCACGCCATTTAGCATGTTCCCGCTGTTATGGAAGCATACAGGTGTTGAGTACCCACAATTAATTGAAACATTGGTAGACCTTGCAAAAGAACGCCATGCCGAGAAGCAAAATATTAAATATACCTTCTAGATTACAATGACACGGCTGGGTGCCGTGTCTTTATTAAAATTCCCAACCAACTGGAGGATTGACATGATAAAAAAAACCTTAAAGCAGATATCAGATATGATATCTGTCAAAAATGAGATTACCTCATTTGCCGATACAGAAATCACGGGTGTTTCAATCGATTCTAGAAAAATTGAAATGGGAAACTTGTTTATTCCTTTTAAAGGGGAAAACTCAGACGGTCATAAATTTGTAGAGGATTCTTTGAAAAAAGGAGCAGCCGCCGCACTTTGGCAGAGCGATGTACCGAACCCACCCCTCCATTTACCGATTCTTATTGTTGAGGATTGCTTAGTCGCATTACAAGAATTGGCGAGAGAATATCGCAAACAGTTACAAGTCAAAGTAGTTGGAATTACAGGAAGTAATGGGAAAACCACGACAAAAGATATGACGTATTCCTTGCTATCCACTACTTATAAAGTTCAAAAAACAGAAGGGAATTATAATAACCATATTGGATTGCCTTTAACAGTCTTAGGTCTGGATGACGATACGGAGATTGCTGTTTTAGAAATGGGTATGAGCGGCAGGGGGGAAATTGAATTCCTTACAAAACTTGCTTCTCCGGACGCAGTTGTGATTACCAATATCGGTGAGTCTCATCTTCTTGACCTAGGATCAAGAGAAGGAATCGCCGAGGCAAAGCTAGAAATTTTACAAGGCCTTAAAGACGGTGGTTTGGCGGTGCTTCATGGTGATGAGCCCCTTCTAATGGAACGAATTAATAAATATAAAGGAAATGTTAACCTGCAAACATTTGGTAGAACGGACAGAAATGACTTTTTTCCTACTGAAATTGTCCAGTTAGATCAAGGAAATATGTTTAAAATCAATAAGTCCTCAGAAAGTTTCGAACTTCCTGTATTGGGTACACATAATATATTAAATGCTCTTGCCGCGATGATCATTGCTCATTACTTTGATGTGCCATTTGAAAAAATGAATGAAGGTTTAACCCGCGTTAAGCTAACGAATATGCGGATGGAGCTAGTGGAAGGGAGTCATGGGGAAAAAATTATTAACGACGCCTATAATGCCAGTCCAACCTCGATGATGGCTGCGATTGAACTAGTATCAAATCTAAAGGGATATGAGAATATCATCTTAGTCCTAGGTGACATGCTTGAATTAGGGCCTCAAGAAGAACAATATCATCTGCAAATCGGTGAGGGATTGAATCCAGATAAAATAAATTTGCTGTTTACCTTTGGAAAGTTATCGAAACATATGGCGGAAGGTGCACGAACCAGTCTAGGTAAAGAGAGAGTATTCTCCTTTACGGATAAAAATGAGTTGATTGAAGTGTTGAAGCAGCATGTAAACAACCATACCTTAGTTCTGGTAAAGGCTTCAAGAGGAATGAAACTTGAGGAAATTGTGACCGCCTTACAACAAAAATAAGCCAATAATTGTCCAAAAATAAGACCGTATGCTAAATGCTGTTAATGGAACACTAAAATAAAATAATTCTTTCAAAGCAAAGTAGGTGGAGAGTCTTGATTGGCTGTTTATGTATTCATGGGTTTACAGGGGCACCATATGAAGTAGAGCCGCTTGCTGAGTATTTAACAAAGCATACGGACTGGATCTTCAGTGTACCTACTCTTCCTGGCCATGGCGAAAATCTTTCACTAAAAGATATCCATTATCACCAATGGATAGAACATGCAGAGGCTGAATTAAAGAAATTAATTGATACCTGTGATCAGGTTTATGTAATTGGGTTTTCGATGGGCGGCATGATTGCAAGCCTTCTAGCTGCAAAATACCCTGTGGACAAGCTTGTACTACTTAGTGCAGCTGCTTACTATATAAACCCGAAACAGATGGCAAGTGAAATTAAATCGATGATTGGTGATTTATTCAAAGGAAACTTAAAAAACAATGAATTTTTTAAGCGCTACAAAAGAAAAATAAAAGCAACTCCCATAAAAGCGACTTTCCAATTTCGCAGACTTGTTTCCTACATCAAACCACTTCTCCCTCAAGTAGAAGTGCCAACACTAATTGCACAGGGGGAATGTGACGGAATCGTCCCACCTAAAAGTGCTGAATACTTATACCGAACGATTAGTGCAAAAACAAAAAGGCTTACTTATATTAAGGATTCTAGCCATCATATTTGTCACTGTGAGGAAAAAGAGGCCCTATTTTCTCAGGTGTATGAATTTTTGATGGAGCGGTAATGCTTGTATGGGAACTGTAAGTAAACCGCATTAATTGCAATATACTAGTAATAATGTTATTATTATCAGCAACGTGTCTAAAGAACGATGAATAAAGGGCATACTCCTTGAAGGAGAATGTCTTTTTTTGGTAAAATATAGATGTTACCTACTTGCGGCATTTTGATGCGTGTCTAGCTGCAGCGCCTAGGGGCTCGACCGCTTCAGTCCAACGTTGAAGTCAATTGCGACTTCCTCGTCAGGCCCTACAACGCTTTTCGCCCCAGAGCGAGACGCTTTACGCATTTCTGAGTATCGGGCGAAAATATTCAGCACAATAAAAATATTTTCACATAGATGAAGGAGAATGAAAACATTGACAAAGTTTGAAGATTTAGGCCTAAGTCAGGCTACTTTAGAAGCTGTCCTCAAAATGGGTTTTGAGGAAGCTACACCAATTCAGTCAGAAACAATTCCAATGGGCTTAGCCGGTAAGGATTTGATTGGGCAGGCTCAAACAGGAACTGGTAAAACAGCTGCATTTGGTATTCCTTTGGTTGAAAAAATTGATGTAACGAAGGACGCAATTCAAGGAATCATTATCGCTCCTACTCGTGAGCTTGCCATTCAAGTTTCGGAAGAGCTTTATAAAATCGGTTCTGGTAAAAGAGTCCGCGTTTTATCCATTTACGGAGGACAGGACATCAGCCGCCAAATCCGTTCATTAAAGAAATTCCCACATATTATTGTAGGTACCCCTGGTCGTGTATTAGATCATATAAATAGAAAAACAATGCGCTTAGATACAGTTAATACTGTAATTCTTGACGAAGCAGATGAAATGTTAAATATGGGATTCATTGAAGATATTGAAACGATTCTTGCTTCTACACCGTCAGAGCGCCAAACCTTACTTTTCTCAGCAACAATGCCAGCACCGATTCAAAGAATGGCAGAAAAGTTCATGAAAGACCCTCAAATTGTCCGTGTTAAAATGAAAGAAATGACAGTTCCAGCGATTGAGCAATTTTATCTGGAAGTTATGGAAAAGAATAAATTTGATGTCTTAACAAGACTTCTTGATATTCAATCACCAGAGTTAGCGATTATCTTTGGCCGTACGAAACGTCGTGTTGATGAATTATCTGAAGCATTAACCTTAAGAGGTTATACAGCAGAAGGGATTCACGGAGATTTAACGCAGGCGAAACGTATGCAAGTCCTTCGTAAATTTAAAGAAGGGACAATTGATGTATTGGTGGCAACTGACGTGGCAGCAAGGGGTCTAGATATCTCAGGCGTAACCCATGTTTATAACTTTGATATTCCGCAGGATCCAGAAAGCTATGTACACCGTATTGGTCGTACAGGACGTGCGGGTAAATCTGGTATGGCACTGACATTCATCACACCGCGTGAAAAGTCTTACCTATCAGTGTTGGAAAGAACAACGAAGCGTAAGATGGAAAGAATGACTGCTCCTACACTTGATGAAGCGTTAGAAGGTCAACAACGAGCAGTAGTTGATAAGATTGTACAAACAATTGAAGGAAATAATCTTCAATATTATAAAAGAGCGGCAAACGAGTTACTTGAAGAAAATGATGCTTCAACTGTCATTGCGGCTGTTTTGAAAATGTTAACAAAAGAACCAGATACAACTCCTGTGAAGTTAACAGAAGAAGCACCAATGCATTCTAAGAGGGACAGAAAGCCGCAAGACCGTGACCGTAGAAGAAGAGACGATAACAGAAGCTATAATTCTACACGCGGCGGGGAACGCAGCGGCAGCGGTGATCGTGATCGTAAAAAAGCCCCTGGAAAGCCAAGAACAGGTGAAAAACGCACATCAGGTAAATCCAAACCAAGAAGCTTTAACCGATAATAATGATGAAAGAGAGCATGGGCATAATGTCCAATGCTCTCTTTTTTATCTCTTGATTCGGACAGGGGACGGCAAAGTTGGCTGGTCTCAGTCTGAATGGGCGGTGGATTCGGACAGGGGACGGCGAAATTGAGCTGGTTTCAGTCTGAATGAACAGTGGATTCGGGCAGGGGACGGCAAAAAAGCGGTGGACCTGTCAGAAGGAGCAGTGAATTCGGACAAGGGAGAGCAAAAAAGCGGTGGTCCTGTCAGAAGGAGCGGTGGATTCGGACGAGAGTCCATTTCACTTTCTTTAAAACTTTGTTGATTGGAGCAGCGAATGCAACAGACAAGTTTAACAGACCCTCTATTTTATTGTGTATATTGGGAACAGTAATGGTAACAGCTAGTTAGGAGTGATGAAGATGATCGTTAAACTTGGGTATGTTGCCATGAGCGTTGAGCTTCAGAACGCCTCACCCTCCCAAACCATGACGTTTGCACAATTCAGCAAAATAAAAGACCGTGATGCCGCAATCCGTAAGCTGGAGCGAATTGCAGAGTCAAATATAGATCATTGCCTGCGGTTATTAAAACACAATGTTGGAAATCAAATTCATTTCTTTCGGCTAAGCTCCCGTTTAATCCCGCTCGCTAATCATGAGGAGCTGTTGGACTGGGATTATATGAGACCCCTGAAGGAATCTTTAAGAAGAATGGCTGACTATCTTAAGGAGCATCCTATGCGGATAGATTTTCACCCTGACCATTTTGTTGTGCTTAATACACCTAACAAAGAGATACTCTCAAACGCACTAAAGACACTTGTCATGCATAAGAAGCTGCTTAAAGGCATGGATATTGATACGGAACATCGCTGTGTTCTTCATGTAGGCGGCGGCTATGAGGATAAGGAAATGGCGCTTGAACAGTTTATACATAACTGGGCATTCATCCAGCCAGCCATTCAAAAAATGATTATGCTCGAAAATGATGACACAACCTTCACAGTGAAAGAAACGCTGTATCTTTGTGAAAAGTTGGGAATACCAATGATATTTGATTATCACCATCATTTGGCTAATCACGAAGAAGTGGAGTGGGAGCAGGACTGGGAGCGTATTGTCACCACCTGGAAGACATCTCCCCTTCCAGTTAAAATGCACATATCAAGTCCCCGTTCAGATAAGGAATTTAGGGCACATGCTGATTTTGTTGATCCAGAAATGTTTTTAACATTCCTAAATACCATAAAAGGAACAGTGCCAGAGATACATTGCATGATAGAAGCTAAACAAAAGGATGCAGCTCTTTTTCAACTAATGGATAATCTGAGAAACCGAAAGGGAATTAAGGTAATAGACCAATCAAGCTTTGTTGTTGAATAACAATGATGTTTCCTTGTC
The Neobacillus niacini DNA segment above includes these coding regions:
- the uvsE gene encoding UV DNA damage repair endonuclease UvsE, with the protein product MIVKLGYVAMSVELQNASPSQTMTFAQFSKIKDRDAAIRKLERIAESNIDHCLRLLKHNVGNQIHFFRLSSRLIPLANHEELLDWDYMRPLKESLRRMADYLKEHPMRIDFHPDHFVVLNTPNKEILSNALKTLVMHKKLLKGMDIDTEHRCVLHVGGGYEDKEMALEQFIHNWAFIQPAIQKMIMLENDDTTFTVKETLYLCEKLGIPMIFDYHHHLANHEEVEWEQDWERIVTTWKTSPLPVKMHISSPRSDKEFRAHADFVDPEMFLTFLNTIKGTVPEIHCMIEAKQKDAALFQLMDNLRNRKGIKVIDQSSFVVE
- a CDS encoding DedA family protein — encoded protein: MKEFIFSVLEFLSELGYFGIALGLMIEVIPSEIVLGYGGYMISEGILGYPGAVIAGTIGGTLAQLFLYWAGYYGGRPFLEKYGKYVFIKKKQIDLSEQWFRKYGVGVIFFARFIPVVRHAISIPAGIAKMSATKFTLYTVAAVIPWTILFLYLGHALGENWSHIKEYAAQYTMPIIIGAVILGVIYFLIKKTKKTTTD
- a CDS encoding UDP-N-acetylmuramoyl-tripeptide--D-alanyl-D-alanine ligase yields the protein MIKKTLKQISDMISVKNEITSFADTEITGVSIDSRKIEMGNLFIPFKGENSDGHKFVEDSLKKGAAAALWQSDVPNPPLHLPILIVEDCLVALQELAREYRKQLQVKVVGITGSNGKTTTKDMTYSLLSTTYKVQKTEGNYNNHIGLPLTVLGLDDDTEIAVLEMGMSGRGEIEFLTKLASPDAVVITNIGESHLLDLGSREGIAEAKLEILQGLKDGGLAVLHGDEPLLMERINKYKGNVNLQTFGRTDRNDFFPTEIVQLDQGNMFKINKSSESFELPVLGTHNILNALAAMIIAHYFDVPFEKMNEGLTRVKLTNMRMELVEGSHGEKIINDAYNASPTSMMAAIELVSNLKGYENIILVLGDMLELGPQEEQYHLQIGEGLNPDKINLLFTFGKLSKHMAEGARTSLGKERVFSFTDKNELIEVLKQHVNNHTLVLVKASRGMKLEEIVTALQQK
- the mgtE gene encoding magnesium transporter, coding for MIKDMTQDEITLHIIKLLKENKKTDFITILEELQPYDTAKIYEDLPEKHKLRFLLFLNNEVLADLMQELEKEEQLEVLNKLGIEKSSKVLDLMDNDDLALLLDELSPEKKESLLSGMKVEESKAVTDIMNYPPETAGRLMTNRFVWIRSYYTVREAVEKLKTFAEFAESINYLYVVDEQRKLVGVVSYRDLLLADIDEKINNIMYERVISVSVTTDQEVVARMTERYDFLAIPVVDESKMLVGIVTVDDIIDVVIKEANEDIEKLSASGKSIDFDTKTFVAAARRLPWLILLLFIGLISGSIISSFENTLEQVVAIAFFMPMIAGMTGNTGTQSLAVVVRGLITHDIEKGVILRLITRELGVGVTIGITCAILISIIAYVWQGSFILGAVVGVSLFFTLVIGTLAGTIIPLILFRLNIDPAVASGPLITTINDIFSLLTYFGIATMFLNYLM
- a CDS encoding DEAD/DEAH box helicase encodes the protein MTKFEDLGLSQATLEAVLKMGFEEATPIQSETIPMGLAGKDLIGQAQTGTGKTAAFGIPLVEKIDVTKDAIQGIIIAPTRELAIQVSEELYKIGSGKRVRVLSIYGGQDISRQIRSLKKFPHIIVGTPGRVLDHINRKTMRLDTVNTVILDEADEMLNMGFIEDIETILASTPSERQTLLFSATMPAPIQRMAEKFMKDPQIVRVKMKEMTVPAIEQFYLEVMEKNKFDVLTRLLDIQSPELAIIFGRTKRRVDELSEALTLRGYTAEGIHGDLTQAKRMQVLRKFKEGTIDVLVATDVAARGLDISGVTHVYNFDIPQDPESYVHRIGRTGRAGKSGMALTFITPREKSYLSVLERTTKRKMERMTAPTLDEALEGQQRAVVDKIVQTIEGNNLQYYKRAANELLEENDASTVIAAVLKMLTKEPDTTPVKLTEEAPMHSKRDRKPQDRDRRRRDDNRSYNSTRGGERSGSGDRDRKKAPGKPRTGEKRTSGKSKPRSFNR
- a CDS encoding alpha/beta hydrolase, translated to MIGCLCIHGFTGAPYEVEPLAEYLTKHTDWIFSVPTLPGHGENLSLKDIHYHQWIEHAEAELKKLIDTCDQVYVIGFSMGGMIASLLAAKYPVDKLVLLSAAAYYINPKQMASEIKSMIGDLFKGNLKNNEFFKRYKRKIKATPIKATFQFRRLVSYIKPLLPQVEVPTLIAQGECDGIVPPKSAEYLYRTISAKTKRLTYIKDSSHHICHCEEKEALFSQVYEFLMER
- a CDS encoding FtsW/RodA/SpoVE family cell cycle protein: MDKLTKKVDRFDWTLTLILFLFFLVSCLGIYSAQTSGQYDENFLVKQTFWYVVGAAIISITILFDSIQYRRLSWYLYGFGLMLLIGILAAPESIAPIRNGAKSWFITPLGSIQPSEFVKTFLILALSTVATQHQEKYLEKTFKRDFWLLLKLVITTFVPIIFIMKQNDLGTSLVLLSILVGFILVSGITWKIILPIFSTGASLAVFIIYLVVQRPDILEKYLHVQEYKFNRIYAWLDPFNHSSSSGYHLLKSLSAIGSGLITGKGFGNREVYIPEGHTDFIFSVIGEEYGFVGGSIVIGLFFLLIYHLIKTALDTNDPFNTYVCTGIISMLTFHVFQNVGMTIQVLPITGIPLPFISYGGSSLMGNMFAMGIVYSIRFHHRNYMFSSSRSLSS
- a CDS encoding D-alanine--D-alanine ligase, producing the protein MKTKIGLLYGGKSAEHKVSLQTALAVIKALDLEKFEIHPIYINVEGQWIKGPQLTAPAENVQALEFSNENQLSPLSLAPTLFSNSEKQNNEPLDVIFPLLHGPNGEDGTVQGLLELLNLPYVGNGVLASAAGMDKVMMKNVFAQAGLAQVNYVAFIRTEWEKARESVYAKVEEQLGYPCFVKPANLGSSVGISKCTNRTELEAAFIEAFQFDRKVIIEEGVTAREIEVGILGNDEPKCSIAGEIVPKKDFYDYKAKYEDGDTALIIPADVTEEEYLQIKEMAIQAFKALDCSGLVRADFFLTKDGKALINEVNTMPGFTPFSMFPLLWKHTGVEYPQLIETLVDLAKERHAEKQNIKYTF